TTGTGGGTGAAGGAAAAGCTTACCGCAGCTTGGACATTCCCATTATTGGGCCCACACAAATAATGCCCTCTGGCGGATTCTTTTACATGAAGCGCCTCTATATACTCAAAGATTTTCAATCGGGATTGATTGGGTTAACGTGGCGACAATTACAAGCGGTGTTGCAGTATGCTCCTAACTGCGATTTAATTATGTCTACTGGGGATTTTGTCTCCCAGACATTTGCTTACTTAACAAAGCGTCCCTTCGTTTCGTTTATCTCTTGTCTTTCTGCCCTCTATGAAGGGCAATTGCGTATCAATCCACTGCTGTGGCACGACCTTAATTCTTCCCGATGTCTGGCAGTTTTTACTAGAGATTCCTATACAGCTTCCGATCTCCAACGGCAAGGTATAGCAAAGGCTAGGTTTGGTGGGATTCCGGCTTTAGATCGCGTTGTCCCCACAGGGAAAGACTTGTACCTGAAACCGGATATTCCTGCGATCGCAATCTTACCAGGATCGCGAATGCCGGAAGCCGCGCGAAATTTCAGTTTGCAGTTGCAACTGGTGATAGAAATCGCCAAGGTGATGCCTGAGTCAGGATTCCAGTTTCGTGCCGCCTTAGTACCAAATTTGATGGAGCAATTAGACGAAATTGCTAAAAGTCAAGGTTGGCAACTGAATCAAGGCATACTCAGCTATTTTCCTCCAGGAACTTCTGCTGAAGAATCACCGCTTGTAGAAGTGAGATGTTACTCAGATGCCTTCAGTGATATCTTGTATTACTCTACCCTCGTCATTGGCATGGCAGGGTTAGCAGTGGATTTAGCTGTAGCAATGGGGAAACCTATCATCCAGATTCCCGGAGAGGGCCCTCAATTTACCTATCAATTTGCAGAAGCGCAAACGCGGCTGTCGGGCATTTCTGCTCAAACCATCGGTACTAAGCCAGCAACCCCTGAGATTCTCAAGCAAGCAGCTAAACGAGTAGTTGAAACTTTAGAAGATTCAGACTACCTCGCTAAGTGCAAAGTAAATGGCCCTGAGCGATTTGGCCCACCCGGCGCATCTGAGAGAATTGCCCGCTTTCTACTAAACTCTCTAGGAGAAACTGAGTAGAAATTGCGTCAGAATTTAGGAGTCGGCACGGTTCGGTAACATGATGTGGTAGGCTAACGCCGTAATGCATCTCAATTCTGAATCCTGACTCCTAACTCCTACCTCTTAAGGGACTTCCAGAAAATAAATTATCCAATTTACTCAGATAATATTTTTCTTTCTCCCCCTGCCCCCTGCCCCCCGGTTACTGAGCGTAGTCGTTGGCGTGGTCACTGAGCGTAGTCGAAGTGCAGCCTCTCGTAGAGAAGTATGCTCCCCTGCCTAGACAGCGATGGGATATTTTTTTAGTTGGAAGTCCCTAACTCCTAACTCCTAACTCCTAACTCCTAACTCCTGAATTCTTACTTACCTATGAAAGTCCGCTCTAGTTACTGGCAACTGTTGCCTTATCTTTGGCCCCAATGGCCGCTGTTAATTCGGGGATTGGCTTGTATCTTAGGATTTGTGTTATTCACCCTAGCAGTGCCCTATTTAGCAGGTCAGGTCGCTTTTTATCTTGGCCAGGGAAATGTAAACCGGATTGCCTACTGGCTCGGACTAGCCACTTTAGTATTTTTGGTTCGAGGGCTTTGTCAATACGGGCAGAATGTCTTTATGATCGCTGCTGCCCTGAACATGGTTTTAAACTTGCGTAAGCG
This portion of the Nostoc sp. GT001 genome encodes:
- a CDS encoding lipid-A-disaccharide synthase-related protein encodes the protein MPSKRILFISNGHGEDNHTSHVIQTLRQLCPSIEMAAMPIVGEGKAYRSLDIPIIGPTQIMPSGGFFYMKRLYILKDFQSGLIGLTWRQLQAVLQYAPNCDLIMSTGDFVSQTFAYLTKRPFVSFISCLSALYEGQLRINPLLWHDLNSSRCLAVFTRDSYTASDLQRQGIAKARFGGIPALDRVVPTGKDLYLKPDIPAIAILPGSRMPEAARNFSLQLQLVIEIAKVMPESGFQFRAALVPNLMEQLDEIAKSQGWQLNQGILSYFPPGTSAEESPLVEVRCYSDAFSDILYYSTLVIGMAGLAVDLAVAMGKPIIQIPGEGPQFTYQFAEAQTRLSGISAQTIGTKPATPEILKQAAKRVVETLEDSDYLAKCKVNGPERFGPPGASERIARFLLNSLGETE